In Silene latifolia isolate original U9 population chromosome X, ASM4854445v1, whole genome shotgun sequence, the following proteins share a genomic window:
- the LOC141620991 gene encoding wall-associated receptor kinase-like 4 — MKNRTQKFDFKEEYFIKNGGVLLQKIIALGKGHEVGGHLKIISYEEIEKATNNYDPDLIIACLSDANVYSATIDDRLVLIKTPKERDLNPELADIFSTELSVLMALHHENLNKAYGCCLETYVPVIVYQYKLRSKHCTVFQLHRYLHGDDLVLKWKNRLMVVTQVAYALSYMHNALSKPVVHRDVKSSGILIDSLFNVILANVAYSVSITPGKSEQRFPVHGTPGYIDPEYTATQEVTEKCDVYSFGVLMLEVLTRMNPSEMARCGRDLVVEFVSKAETSEGFKEMIDNGVLEQGDNNMNMIELQRFCRLALKCVAHKGEERPSMISVVEELWEMHTR, encoded by the coding sequence ATGAAAAACAGAACACAGAAATTTGATTTCAAGGAAGAGTATTTCATCAAAAACGGTGGCGTTTTGTTGCAAAAAATTATAGCTTTAGGCAAAGGCCATGAAGTAGGAGGGCATCTTAAAATTATCTCTTACGAAGAAATCGAGAAAGCTACAAACAACTACGATCCTGATCTCATCATTGCCTGTCTTAGCGATGCGAATGTCTACTCAGCTACCATTGATGACAGGTTAGTACTTATCAAAACCCCTAAAGAACGTGACCTGAATCCTGAACTTGCTGATATTTTCTCGACTGAGTTGTCAGTTTTGATGGCGTTACATCATGAAAATCTGAATAAGGCCTACGGTTGTTGCCTCGAGACCTATGTACCGGTGATTGTTTATCAGTACAAGTTAAGGAGTAAACACTGTACGGTATTTCAATTGCATCGTTATCTACATGGTGatgatttggttttgaaatggaAGAATCGTCTAATGGTAGTAACGCAGGTTGCGTATGCACTTTCTTATATGCATAACGCGTTGTCAAAACCCGTGGTTCATAGAGATGTCAAGTCGTCTGGTATACTGATTGATTCTTTATTCAATGTTATATTAGCGAATGTCGCTTACTCAGTGTCCATTACTCCCGGAAAGAGTGAACAAAGGTTCCCAGTTCATGGGACTCCAGGGTACATTGATCCCGAGTATACTGCAACTCAAGAGGTGACAGAGAAGTGTGATGTCTACAGCTTTGGAGTTTTGATGTTGGAAGTATTAACACGGATGAATCCTTCCGAAATGGCGCGATGTGGAAGAGACTTAGTAGTTGAGTTTGTTTCAAAAGCCGAAACAAGTGAAGGTTTTAAGGAGATGATTGACAACGGCGTGTTGGAACAAGGAGATAATAATATGAATATGATCGAGTTACAAAGATTTTGTCGACTTGCTTTGAAATGTGTTGCACACAAAGGCGAGGAACGCCCGAGTATGATAAGTGTTGTTGAAGAGCTTTGGGAGATGCATACAAGATGA